A region of Actinobacillus porcitonsillarum DNA encodes the following proteins:
- the leuD gene encoding 3-isopropylmalate dehydratase small subunit produces the protein MAGIKQHSGLVVPLDAANVDTDAIIPKQFLQAITRVGFGKHLFHEWRYLDAEGTKPNPDFVLNYPKYQGATILLARKNLGCGSSREHAPWALADYGFKVMIAPSFADIFYNNSLNNHMLPIRLSEEEVEEIFQWVWANEGKQIDIDLEAMTVTVGDKVYHFELDEFRRHCLLNGLDNIGLTLQHEDKIAEYEKNIPAFLR, from the coding sequence ATGGCAGGTATTAAACAACATTCAGGCTTAGTGGTTCCTCTTGATGCAGCAAATGTGGACACAGATGCCATTATCCCAAAACAGTTTTTACAAGCAATTACCCGTGTAGGCTTTGGTAAACATTTATTTCATGAATGGCGTTATTTAGATGCGGAAGGCACGAAACCAAATCCGGATTTCGTATTAAACTATCCAAAATATCAAGGTGCGACTATTTTACTGGCTCGCAAAAATTTAGGCTGCGGCTCTTCTCGTGAACATGCACCTTGGGCATTAGCCGATTACGGCTTCAAAGTAATGATTGCGCCAAGCTTTGCGGATATTTTCTATAACAATAGCTTAAATAATCATATGTTACCAATTCGTTTAAGCGAAGAAGAAGTCGAAGAGATTTTCCAATGGGTTTGGGCGAATGAAGGAAAGCAAATTGATATTGATTTAGAAGCAATGACAGTAACGGTTGGCGATAAAGTATATCACTTTGAATTAGACGAGTTCCGCCGCCACTGTTTATTAAATGGCTTGGATAACATTGGTTTGACGCTGCAACACGAAGATAAGATCGCAGAATACGAGAAAAATATTCCAGCGTTTTTACGTTAA